In Anthonomus grandis grandis chromosome 5, icAntGran1.3, whole genome shotgun sequence, the following are encoded in one genomic region:
- the LOC126736768 gene encoding jerky protein homolog-like, translated as MTAGIFKEWFKEMFVPERKHFTPSHPPVEELLSDDGLIQVMYMPPNVTPLIQPMDQNVIRLTKLHYRSMFLAMVVANKSKDMNLVVGWSWKHIFESQSNDDREDTIPLATLRQELLSLNSIVETNLNLLEEIDPGQDFERGDIEEWNKDDFVEHDENCPAVSNDSETEQHQDPEVSQAMDKVTHVEAVRIFNRGLEWAEQNNADFEDI; from the exons ATGACAGCCGGAATTTTTAAGGAATGGTTCAAAGAAATGTTTGTTCCTGAG AGAAAGCACTTCACCCCCAGTCATCCCCCAGTAGAGGAACTTTTATCTGATGATGGACTAATTCAAGTTATGTATATGCCTCCCAATGTGACACCCCTAATTCAACCTATGGACCAAAACGTTATTAGGTTGACTAAACTGCATTATCGCTCCATGTTTTTGGCAATGGTTGTAGCTAATAAATCTAAGGACATGAAT CTTGTTGTTGGATGGAGTTGGAAACATATTTTCGAAAGCCAAAGCAATGATGATCGTGAAGACACAATACCCTTGGCAACTCTTCGTCAAGAATTGCTAAGCCTGAATAGCATTGTAGAGACTAAcctcaatttattagaagaaattgatcCAGGGCAAGACTTCGAACGTGGAGATATCGAAGAATGGAATAAAGATGACTTCGTTGAACATGATGAGAATTGTCCTGCAGTGTCTAATGATTCAGAAACCGAACAGCATCAAGATCCAGAGGTTTCTCAGGCTATGGATAAAGTCACTCACGTTGAGGCAGTTCGTATATTTAACAGAGGTCTAGAATGGGCGGAGCAAAACAATGCCGACTTCGAGGATATTTAG